One Helicoverpa zea isolate HzStark_Cry1AcR chromosome 20, ilHelZeax1.1, whole genome shotgun sequence genomic region harbors:
- the LOC124640499 gene encoding probable cardiolipin synthase (CMP-forming), whose protein sequence is MKLLTRCNFIKHVSLLYRPNITREYSVSLREYVTVFSNPRRRIRHPLQVSSVSCLYYSDEKKQFLTLEKKAHALKDAFEHKKDQLKDTEHRIRQKGEEIVRDIKHQKEVTGQKLRVKKEYIIKDILETKAKVKERIEEVVEKENVFTIPNILCFTRIAMSPYLGYTIFQEDYNVALGLLVFAGVTDLLDGWIARNWKGQSTKMGSFLDPMADKVLVGTLFISLTYQNLIPLSLTLLIVSRDVALVVAGFVIRYMSLPPPRTLSRYFDVTHATAQLAPTFISKVNTAIQLLLVGTTLASPVFGYVDHPALHALCGVTAASTIVSALSYLVSKDTYKFLKNKS, encoded by the exons ATGAAACTACTGACAAGATGCAATTTCATAAAACATGTCTCGCTTTTGTACCGGCCCAATATTACTCGAGAATACTCTGTCTCGCTCCGAGAATATGTTACAGTCTTTTCTAATCCTAGAAGAAGGATAAGACATCCTCTACAGGTTTCGTCCGTGTCAtgtttatattattctgatGAAAAGAAACAGTTCCTAACCTTAGAGAAGAAAGCGCACGCTCTAAAAGATGCATTTGAACACAAAAAAGACCAGTTGAAGGATACAGAACACCGGATCAGACAAAAGGGTGAAGAGATTGTAAGGGACATAAAGCATCAAAAGGAAGTAACTGGTCAGAAACTGAGAGTGAAGAAAGAGTATATCATAAAAGATATACTTGAAactaaagccaaagtaaaagagAGGATTGAAGAAGTTGTAGAG AAAGAAAATGTGTTCACAATACCAAACATCTTGTGTTTCACAAGAATAGCAATGTCCCCGTATTTAGGATACACAATATTCCAAGAAGACTATAATGTAGCACTGGGTTTATTGGTGTTTGCTGGTGTAACTGATCTG CTAGATGGATGGATAGCCAGAAACTGGAAGGGCCAATCAACAAAAATGGGGTCTTTCCTTGACCCAATGGCAGACAAGGTCCTAGTAGGCACTCTCTTCATATCACTGACTTATCAGAACCTGATACCTCTCTCACTTACTCTTCTGATTGTTAGCCGAGATGTGGCATTGGTTGTTGCCGGCTTTGTCATCAGATATATGAGCTTACCACCTcca AGAACATTGAGCCGATACTTTGATGTGACTCATGCTACTGCCCAATTGGCCCCCACATTCATCAGCAAAGTCAATACTGCAATACAGCTTCTACTT GTGGGCACAACACTAGCGTCTCCAGTGTTTGGCTATGTGGACCACCCAGCTCTTCACGCCCTGTGTGGAGTGACAGCTGCATCAACAATAGTCTCAGCACTCAGTTATTTAGTTAGTAAGGACACATATAAATTTTTGAAGAACAAGTCCTGA
- the LOC124640500 gene encoding transforming acidic coiled-coil-containing protein 3-like: MSGTEQNIVNSMQQLSVQPNISGPTEKPTQVVTPAVNRSQQPSTAKVTPVKANTVSPAIATIDRLLSLGANIPPPPPVITRQSDMDPHTMEQLRAVKELLTAQEEEAQNLRDINHELRERLEECETKIKKLSEQNEEYAEKEKALSQRVAEKVRNNKQMSVVMEEYERTISSLIGEREAEGKRWTDERSTLVRERDEAAAHLASMEHAFNDVHTKYERCKVIIQGYKSNEEMLKRTVEENSDAIQKLEARYETLRQHAMQQLNKANAELDSVKKAHQAEILKLNAMLKKSEVHASSLQESLAQKIKDNEELTAICDELINKVG; encoded by the coding sequence ATGTCAGGTACAGAGCAGAATATAGTGAACTCAATGCAGCAATTATCTGTGCAACCAAACATAAGTGGTCCTACTGAGAAACCTACGCAAGTTGTGACGCCTGCAGTGAACAGGAGTCAGCAGCCATCCACAGCAAAGGTAACCCCTGTGAAGGCAAACACTGTGTCCCCAGCAATAGCCACAATAGACCGGCTATTGAGCCTGGGAGCCAACATCCCACCTCCCCCACCAGTGATCACGCGGCAGTCAGACATGGACCCCCACACCATGGAACAGTTGCGAGCTGTCAAAGAGCTACTCACAGCTCAGGAGGAAGAGGCACAGAACCTTAGAGACATCAACCATGAGTTACGAGAAAGATTGGAAGAGTGTGAAACGAAAATCAAAAAGTTGTCTGAACAAAATGAAGAATATGCAGAAAAGGAAAAAGCTCTCTCTCAGCGGGTTGCTGAAAAAGTAagaaacaataaacaaatgagTGTTGTCATGGAGGAATATGAACGCACCATATCTTCCCTTATTGGGGAACGAGAAGCAGAGGGTAAAAGATGGACTGATGAGAGATCTACCCTTGTTAGAGAACGTGATGAAGCTGCCGCCCATCTAGCTTCTATGGAACATGCCTTCAATGATGTGCATACCAAATATGAGAGGTGTAAGGTCATCATCCAGGGATACAAGAGCAACGAAGAAATGTTGAAGCGAACGGTTGAGGAAAACAGTGATGCTATTCAGAAACTAGAAGCAAGATATGAGACCTTGCGACAGCATGCTATGCAGCAGCTGAACAAGGCTAATGCAGAACTTGATTCTGTAAAGAAAGCACATCAAGCAGAGATTCTTAAATTAAATGCTATGCTTAAGAAGAGTGAAGTGCATGCTTCGTCCCTGCAGGAGTCTTTGGCGCAGAAGATTAAAGATAATGAGGAACTCACAGCTATCTGTGATGAATTGATTAATAAGGTTGGTTAA
- the LOC124640501 gene encoding uncharacterized protein LOC124640501, with product MVNTICYINFRMARKAHYKYAPKIKPKTTETSYEAAILPIIVVKSKQNTVLTTYIGTLPATTSRKREIKRNYETEYDYDQLINEYYDEADSESLSGNAYHMRNSGFEISEYGTFPALKRIFLISPTTNCSEERGIGIEALKCLYEDYMEQRQSMNEVLARFWNIFGIWIIVYLVIAIPLWCTRGWCCCCLRCKFFKPRQTIEEAKKYVVLYPPGIFKTKSGVIYYEPTERERECYEEFEHFIKTL from the exons ATGGTTAATACAATCTGCTACATTAATTTTAGAATGGCGAGAAAGGCACATTACAAATATGcgccaaaaataaaaccaaaaactaccGAAACATCTTACGAAGCAGCCATCTTGCCGATTATAGTGGTGAAAAGCAAACAGAACACTGTCTTGACCACCTACATAGGAACA CTTCCTGCTACTACAAGCAGAAAAAGAGAAATAAAACGTAACTACGAAACTGAATACGACTACGATCAATTAATAAATGAGTATTACGATGAAGCGGACAGTGAATCTCTGTCCGGCAATGCGTATCACATGAGAAACTCAG GTTTCGAAATATCAGAATACGGAACATTTCCTGCGCTAAAGCGAATATTTTTGATAAGCCCCACTACGAACTGCTCAGAAGAAAGGGGCATAGGAATAGAAGCACTGAAGTGCTTGTATGAAGACTACATGGAACAACGTCAGTCGATGAATGAAGTACTAGCGCGGTTTTGGAATATCTTCGGGATTTGGATTATTGTCTATCTGGTCATTGCTATACCTCTGTGGTGTACGAGAG GTTGGTGTTGCTGCTGCCTCCGCTGCAAGTTTTTCAAGCCTCGGCAGACAATAGAGGAAGCCAAGAAATACGTTGTTCTATATCCACCAGGAATATTCAAAACTAAGTCTGGAGTGATTTACTACGAGCCCACTGAACGAGAGAGAGAATGTTACGAAGAGTTTGAGCATTTCATTAAAACTTTGTAG